From the genome of Candidatus Poribacteria bacterium:
TATAAGCTGAGACTGGAGGAGATGGTCAGATATGCGAAAATAGCGGGGATAAATCTGATCATCGGCGAATATGACGTTAAAAGATGGTTCGAGCTGGTGAAGGGACTGGAGGATGAACCGGAGGGGGGAGAGCGATGCCTGGTCTGTTATAGGATGCGGCTTGAAAGGACAGCACAGTATGCCGTCGATCACGGATTCGACATCATCACCACCACCCTCTCGATAAGCCCCCACAAGAAAGCCGATAGGATAAACAGCATCGGCACGGAGGTCGCTGACAAATATGGCGTGGAGTTCCTCCAGGCCGATTTCAAGAAGAAAGGAGGATTCCAAAAGAGCGTGATCATGAGCAAAAGATATAACCTATACAGGCAGAATTACTGCGGCTGTATATTCAGCCTGAGGGAGGCGGAGAGGAGAAGGAGGAAACGGAGAAGATGAGCGCTGAGGAGAGTAGATGTCTCGAAAGATATGAGAAGCTGCTGGACGAGGTGGAGGAGGAATGCCGCAGATTAAGAGCCGATCCGAGATATGTGGGATGTAAGGTCGATTGTGATGTCTGCTGTCGCGGCACCTCTCTGCTCTCACTCCTTCCGGTCGAGCTGATCCATATGCGACAGGGGCTATCCATCCTGCCGAAGGAGCTAAGGGACGAGATCTATGATCGCGCTAAAAGAACAGTCCTCAAATCGATCAAGCTCGGCTATGACCTCAAAAAACTCTCCGATGTCAAGCCAAGCGAGGTGATGATGGAGATGGGTTCCTCCAGAGAGGCCACCTGTCCCTTCCTGATCGGCGGCGTCTGTTCCATATATGAACATCGCCCCCTTATCTGCAGGGTATGGGGATACCCGATGTTCGATGGGGTCAAGGTGAGCTGTTGTAAACACACCTTTCTGGGCGATATCAACTCGGTGGACCCCATAGACTATAAGGATCTACGTCAAAGGGCATATCGGATCGGCAGGGAGGAGGGATGCGGAGAGAAGACCGTCCCTCTGAGCTACGCCGTCCTCCTAATTCAGAAAGAACTGGAGAGGGAATAGGGCAACCCCGAGGGTTGCCCCTCTCCCTTATCTGGACCAGCGTTCATGGATGGGAGGCATCTCGGGGAACGGGGCGTGCGGTTCCCTCTGATACCAGTATCCCACCGAGGCGATGTCATCGGTAAGCGGCTGGAACTTGCCGTTAGGCCACCATCCTAGGGCCTGGATCGTCACCTTCAGATCGGACTGAAATCTGATCGGGTCCATGATATGCCACCTGTAAAGGCCGTGCTTCGGCACCCTGGTAGGGTCACGCTGCCATAGCGGATATCCCAAAAAGGGCGTGGAGAAGGTATCGCCGAACCCCCATGCCCCTCCGAAGTAATCCTCGGTTCCCGTGCCACATATGGTGGGATGTTCGGTATCGCCGTCGATGTAGAACTTGATTTCACCTTCGCCCCACCAACCGTCCGAAAGCTGTGTCCAGGCCAGGAAGGTCCCCACGTAATGTCCCTGTCCTCTCACTCCGTCCAGGATGACATGTTCCGGGCGATCCCTTCTGGTCATGCTTCTACGCCACTGAGCGTGGAAATAGCCGGTATTTTCGGGGATTTGGGTCAGGGAGTAGGTGATCTGGTAGAAGAAGCCGCCTATGGGTTCCCATCGTTGATTTTCCACCGTCACCTTCGCGCTCTTTTTGAAAGG
Proteins encoded in this window:
- a CDS encoding epoxyqueuosine reductase QueH is translated as MLLHICCAPCSTYVIEVLKPIYEVTGFFYNPNIHPRGQYKLRLEEMVRYAKIAGINLIIGEYDVKRWFELVKGLEDEPEGGERCLVCYRMRLERTAQYAVDHGFDIITTTLSISPHKKADRINSIGTEVADKYGVEFLQADFKKKGGFQKSVIMSKRYNLYRQNYCGCIFSLREAERRRRKRRR
- a CDS encoding YkgJ family cysteine cluster protein; the encoded protein is MSAEESRCLERYEKLLDEVEEECRRLRADPRYVGCKVDCDVCCRGTSLLSLLPVELIHMRQGLSILPKELRDEIYDRAKRTVLKSIKLGYDLKKLSDVKPSEVMMEMGSSREATCPFLIGGVCSIYEHRPLICRVWGYPMFDGVKVSCCKHTFLGDINSVDPIDYKDLRQRAYRIGREEGCGEKTVPLSYAVLLIQKELERE
- a CDS encoding DUF2961 domain-containing protein; the protein is MGFEGLNFGLGSIPLLSDAQTRSISAENPKGEKGGGAKAVPDERSAASMLGKGWKVRPCITLPPGETTTLAEIDGPGVIQHIWITVDPKAYRDTILRFYWDDEETPSVEVPLGDFFCNGHGMRYNVNSLPICVNPSGGFNSYWPMPFKKSAKVTVENQRWEPIGGFFYQITYSLTQIPENTGYFHAQWRRSMTRRDRPEHVILDGVRGQGHYVGTFLAWTQLSDGWWGEGEIKFYIDGDTEHPTICGTGTEDYFGGAWGFGDTFSTPFLGYPLWQRDPTRVPKHGLYRWHIMDPIRFQSDLKVTIQALGWWPNGKFQPLTDDIASVGYWYQREPHAPFPEMPPIHERWSR